A stretch of DNA from Halorubrum sp. BOL3-1:
CGAGAGCCGTGAGGCGCTGCTGTTCGACTACCTCGACCGGCTGATCTACGAGCGCGACGTGCGGCTCGTCCTCCCGGCCGACCATCGGTGTACGGTGACCGAGCCGACGGACGAGGGCGGCGAGTGGCGGCTCGCGGCGAGCACACGCGGCGTCCCGCTCGCGGACGTCGCCGCCCGCGAGGTCAAGGCGGTCACGTACTCGGAGATGATCCTCGAACGCCGAGACGGCGGTTGGTACGCATACGTCGTTTTCGACGTGTGACGAACGCTGTCGACCGCGAACGATGGATACGATAAAAACGATTATGCCTGTCGAGTTCCTTGGTAACATATGTCAAATTCTGGTGGGACCGAGAGGAGCGACGCGACCGCGACGGGTCGGCGCTGGCGGGCCGGTGCGGTCTCCGGGCTCGTCGCCGGCGCGGTGATGGGACTCGTGTTGCACGGCGCGTTGGGACTCATGCCGACGATCGGCGCGCTGGTCGGCGTCGAGACGGCCCTCGTCGGCTGGCTCGTCCACTTGGTCAACAGCACCGTCTTCGGCGGCCTGTTCGTCGCCGTCTTCGACCGCCCCTTCTTCGCGGAGTTGCGCGGAGACGTGGGCGGCTGTCTCTCGCTCGGCGTCGTCCACTCCGCCCTGCTCGGCGTGGTCACCGGCGGCCTGCTGTTGCCGACCGCGATCGCGATCGCGGGCGCGACGTCGCTCCCGGTGCCGACGCTGCCCGTCCCCGGACTCACCGCGAGCTTCGAGTTCGGCGTCGTCATCGCGGTCGCACACCTCGCCTACGGCTTCGTCCTCGGCCGCGTCTTCGCCGCCTTCACTCTCGTCGACGGCGCGGTCGACTGGCTCCCGGTCGACCCGGCGAACCGGTAGCGGTCGCCGTCGTGGGCGCCTCGGTCGCCGTTCCACTATCTCCGGTCGCGCCCGTCCGACGCAACGCCCTTCCCCGCCCGCGTCGAACGCCGGCGTATGACAACGCGCGAGGTCGGCGGCTTCGAACTGCGGAAAGTGCGCGAACACGTCTGGGAGATGCCCCGCGAGGGCGACATGAACGTCCCCGCGCGGGTGCTCGCCAGCGAGTCGCTGCTCTCCGAGATCGGCGAGGACGACACCCTCGAACAGCTCCGCAACGCGACGCATCTCCCCGGGATCGCCGCGCCCGCGCTCTGTATGCCCGACGGTCACCAGGGGTACGGCTTCCCGGTCGGCGGGGTGGGCGCGGTCGACGCCCGAACCGGCTGTATCTCGCCCGGAGCGGTCGGCTACGATGTAAATTGCGGAGTAAGAATGGTGAAGACTAACCTCGCCTACGACGACGTGCGCGGCCGCGAGGAGGAGCTCGTCGATGCGCTGTTCGAAGCGATCCCCTCCGGGTTGGGCGGCGGCGGCGTCATCGGCGGCGACGCCGACGCGATCGAGGGCGCCTTGGAGCGCGGCGTCGAGTGGGCCGTCGAGGAGGGGTACGGGGTCGAAAGCGACCTCGCGCGCTGCGAGGACGAGGGGCGACGGCCGGACGCCCGCCCGG
This window harbors:
- a CDS encoding archease translates to MSYELRDHTADVAVEATAESPSALFAAVANGLTAASAESVPPAGDRFELEVAAESREALLFDYLDRLIYERDVRLVLPADHRCTVTEPTDEGGEWRLAASTRGVPLADVAAREVKAVTYSEMILERRDGGWYAYVVFDV